GTGCCTGTGTTCCCGTATGCCCCGTAGGTATTCACAGCATGTCAGCCCTGAAACGTCATGAACTGTCACGGGATATTGCATGCATCGGCTGTGGCCGGTGTGAAGAAGCCTGTACTGTATCGGCCCTTTCCGTGGTGGGAGAGCAGAAAACCATCTCTGAGCTGATGGATATCATTGAAGAGGACCGGCCTTTTTATGAAGTATCCGGCGGAGGTGTCACCCTCGGCGGTGGCGAGGTATTGATGCAGCCTGAAGCGGCAGCCAACCTCCTTATGGTCTGCAGGCAGAGGGGAATACATACGGCCATTGAAACCTGCGGATACGCAAAGTCTGAGAATCTGATGAAAGTGGCTGAATTTACGGATCTCTTTCTCTTTGACCTTAAGCATATGGATTCTGTCAGGCACTATGAGCTGACCGGAGTGCGCAATGAGACCATTCTCAGCAATCTGATCATGCTCCTTGAAAACAGGCACAATGTCATGATCCGGGTGCCTCTTTTGAAAAATTTCAATGACAGTGAGGCGGAAATTGATGCACTGCTGACCTTTCTTGCACCCTTTCGTGATTACAAGAATTTCAAGGGTATTGATCTTCTGCCCTATCATAAGCTGGGTGTGAATAAATACAGCCAGCTTGGCAGGGATTATCCCATGGAAGGTAAGCCGGATCTTTCGGATGATGATCTGGACCTCATTGAAAAATGGATAAAGGAAAAGGACTTTCCGGTTTCAGTGATCCGGCACTGAAGGAAAAAAACATTTGTGATCTTAAGGCAGCCTGAGGGGCATGGCAGCAGATCCCCGGTACAAAAAGGATTAGGATATGACAGCACTTGGATTCATAGAGACAAAGGGACTGACAGGAGCCATTGAGGCTGCCGACGCCATGCTTAAGGCTGCGGATGTAGAGCTTCTGGAAAAAAGCCTTGCCGGAGGAGGGCTTGTGACCATCAGCGTGGCCGGAGAGGTGGCTGCTGTAAAGGCATCCGTTGATGCGGCGGTGGCAGCGGTTGGCCGCATTAAAGGTGCCATCCTTGTTTCTGAGCATGTGATTGCCCGTCCGGATGCTGAGCTTGAACGTATTATCCTTACAAAGCCCCTTCTGTCCGGAGAAGAGTTTGAGGACAAAGGGCCGTATGCTCCGGCAGAAGAACCTGTAAGGGTTCCGTTTGAAGGGGCTGAAACCACTGAGTCTGCGGATACGCCGGAAGTGGGGGAGGAAGCAGGGCCTGTTTCCGAGGAACCCGAAGCTGAAACCGCTTCTTTTGTTGCAAGTTCTGTAAATCAGGGGGCTGTGCGCCATGATCTTTCACAGTTGAAAAAAATGAATTTGAGCAGACTGCGGCAGATTGCTGCCGGTTTGAAGGGATGTTCCATGACCCCGGAGGAAATGGAGTCTGCCCGTAAAAAAGAGCTGATAGAAGTAATCCTCAATGCTTACGGCCAGGAAAAGGAGTAAAACCATGGTTGATAGAGATTTGTTATCCATACAGGAAGCCCGTGCCCTTGTGCGCTGTGCCAGAAAGGCGCAGGAACATTATGCGCTGCTGGGGCAGGAGCGGGTGGACGCCATAGTAAAAGCCATTGCCGAAGCAGCAGCAAGCCATGCGGAATCACTGGCTGCACTGGCTGTGGAAGAGACGGGCTTTGGCCGGGTTCAGGATAAAAAGGCCAAGAATCTTCTTGCCAGTGAAAGGCTTTTTGATGCCATCAAAGACATGAAGACCGTTGGTGTTCTTAATGATGATAAGATCAGAAAGATTGTTGAGATTGCCACCCCCATGGGCGTGATTGCGGGGATTGTTCCTTCCACCAACCCTACATCCACCACAATTTATAAATCCATTATTGCCCTTAAGTCCGGGAATGCCATTGTCTTTACGCCCCATCCCAGTGCGAAAAAGTGCATCGGCAAAACCGTGGAGATTATCCGGAATGTACTGAAGGGCTGCGATGTGTCCGAAGATCTTGTCAGTGTCATGAATGTTCCTTCCATGGAGGGCAGTGCCGAGCTGATGAAGATTGTGGATCTGATTCTGGCCACTGGTGGTCCCGGTATGGTGAAGGCTGCCTACAGCTCCGGAACCCCCGCCCTTGGTGTTGGTGCCGGTAACGTGCCTGCCTTTATCGAAAGAAGCGCCAATGTTGAAGAGGCCGTAGCAAAAATATTTACCAGCAAAACCTTTGATAACGGTACTGTCTGTGCTTCGGAACAGGCCATTGTCACCGAGGCTGTGATAGCGGATCAGGTGAAGGCTGCACTCATTGCCCAGGGAGCCTATTTCCTTGAAGGAGAAAAACTGGAAAAGGTAAAAAGGGTCATGGAGCGGGCCGATGGCAGCATGAACCCGGATATCGTGGGCAGGGATGCGGGTTATATTGCAGGTATTGCAGGCATTGAGGTGCCATATGGTACGCGTCTTCTGGTTTCTGACGAGAAGGGTATTGGGCCTAAACATCCCTTCTCAAAAGAAAAGCTTACGGCCCTTCTGGGTTTCTATGTGGTGAATGACTGGAAAGAAGCCTGCGAAGTCTGCCACGCCCTTCTCAAAAACGGTGGTATCGGCCATTCCCTGGCCATTCACTCCCAGAACGAAGACGTGATCCGGGAGTTTGGTATAAAAAAACCCGTTTCCCGTATGCTGGTGAACACGCCTTCCACCCAGGGTGCCGTGGGAATTTCCACCAGCCTCTTTCCATCATTTACTCTGGGTTGCGGCACCGTGGGCGGCAGTGCCACTTCCGATAATGTGACCCCGCTGAACCTGATGAATATCCGTAGGGTGGCCTATGATCTTGGGAATATGAACTGCTGCCCGGCAGCATCTTCACAGGTGGCTCCTGTCACATCTTCCATTGATATCAATGCCGTAACGGCACTGATTATAGAGCAGCTGAAGAAAATGGCCTGAAAACTTCCCGCGAAGGGAAAAGCCTTCCCGGCAGAGGAATCTGTGGGGGAGCCGGATGATTTAAAACTCAAATTGTAATCACTTAAAGAAACATTTTAAAAAAAAGAAAAAATAAAAAGGAGAAAGACATGTCCTCACAGAATGCATTGGGAATGATTGAGACCAAGGGCCTTGTTGGTGCAGTAGAAGCCGCTGATGCCATGGTAAAGGCTGCAAACGTAACCCTTATCGGACGTACCCAGGTGGGTGGCGGCCTTGTAACGGTCATGGTTCGTGGTGATGTGGGTGCGGTAAAGGCTGCAACGGATGCCGGTGCTGCCGCAGCCGACCGTGTGGGTGAATTGGTAAGTGTACACGTGATTCCCCGTCCCCACAGTGAAGTTGAAATGATTCTTCCTAAAATTGAGGGGTAAAAAATCATGAAAGTCATTACGGAATCCTTTCTGAGAGAAAGTTTCAGAAAAGAGATCCCAGAGACTTTCAAGGTGGAGGCGGGTCAGATTCTGACCCCCTCCGCTGCCCAGCTCCTTTCCGAAAAAGGAGTCAAGATCGTCAGGGATGGGGCTTATGTGGCCGGAGAAATCCCGGAACCCCCTGAATTACCTGCATCTGCACCGGCTCCGAAATATGTGCTGGCAGGAGGTGGCGGCATGTTTGACACCAAGCCTGAACATATGACCCGGCTTTATGGCAACCGTCTGGTGCCCAAAGATCACCCGAGAATTTTTTTCCGGGGAAGGCTGGACAGTATCCAGTCCATGATTCTTCTGGCCCAGAGCCGGATTCATGAAAAGGGGTTAAAAAAACTGGTGCAGGATCTGGGGGAAGTGCTGGATCTGGCAAGGGCCATCATGCGGGCGGAAGTGCTGGATGAGGTGCTTTGCGAACGGTCCCTGATGGGGCTGAGGGAAGGGGAACTGAGGGAGCAGTCCCATAATCCTGAAAAGTATTTTGGCACAAAACATCTTCTTGTCAGTTTTGATATGGGCTGGGTACTGCTGACCCTCAATGAGCTGAGGAGCAGCATACGTGAAGTGGAAGTGCTGGCGGTAAAGGCCTTCCGAAATGAATATGAGATTGAAAAACCGGAGATTATTCAGGCACTGAACCGAATGAGCAGTGCTGTGTATATTATGATGCTCAAGGAAAAATCCGGAAAATACAGATAATATGGAGTGGGGCATGAACGAGAAGGCCATGAACACAATCCTGGAAGAAATCATCCGAAAAGTGCTGGAAGAGCTGGGCGGTCAGGCATCGGCGATGCCTGCAGCATCTGCTGCATCTGACTCCCCGGATACAGGAGACGGCATTCCTGTGGAGCTTTCGGCCCGCCATGCCCATTTGAGCGAAAAGGATGCCATCACACTGTTTGGTGCTCCCCTTACCAGGGTCAGGGATCTTTCCCAGCCGGGGCAGTTTCTCTGTAAGGAGCGGGTGCGTCTCATCGGTCCCAGGGGCGTGATTGATAATGTGGCGGTTCTCGGACCTTCGAGGGACAGCTCGCAGGTGGAAGTTTCCATCACTGATGCCCGCAGCCTTGGGGTTGAAACCCCCGTGCGTCAGTCCGGTGATGTGGCCGGAACGCCCGGCATTATTCTGGCATCCCAGAACGGGGTTGTGGGTCTGGAAGAAGGGCTTATTGTGGCAGGCCGTCATATCCATATGGCTCCGGCGGATGCCGCACGTTTCGGTGTTTCAGATAGGGACAGGGTATGTGTGCGCCTGAACAGCCAGCGTCCTGTTGTTTTTGAGGATGTTCTTGTCCGTGTGAATGAAAACTTCAGCCTTGCCATGCACATTGATCTGGATGAGGGTAATGGCTGTGGCTGGACTAAGGGTGTCATTGCAAAAATTGTCAGAGGAAAAGGGGAGTGATCGTGGACTTTACGGCCATAGATCAGAAAATCAGCGACCTTGAGAACTGCATTGCCACAACGGTTCCCGTTACAGCGGACGAGCCCCTCCTTGTGGGAGTGGATCTGGGTACGGCCTATATTGTTGTGGTGGTGCTCAATGGCAGCAGGGAACCCCTTGCCTGTGCCATGGAGTTTGCTCAGGTGATAAAAGACGGCCTTGTGGTGGATTATATCGGAGCAACTCAGATAGTCCGCAGGCTTGTGGGGCAGCTGGAAGAAAGGCTGGGCCGTTCCCTTGAGAAGGCGGCCATTGCCGTGCCTCCGGGAACCGGAGAAAAGGACTGTAAAACCCATGGCTACGTTGTGGAGGGTGCAGGTCTGGAAGTGGTGACTGTGCTGGATGAGCCCACGGCGGCCAATGCAGTTCTTGGTGTCCGTAATGGGGTGATTGTGGATATAGGCGGCGGTACCACGGGTCTTTCGGTCATTGAGGACGGACAGGTGGTGTATGTGGCCGATGAGGCCACGGGCGGTACCCATCTTTCTCTGGTACTGGCTGGCAATTACAGGATTTCCTTTGAAGAGGCCGAGGAGCTGAAAAAAAACAGGGAGCGTCAGGGAGAAATTCTTTCCGTGGTGCGTCCGGTCATCCAGAAAATGGCTTCCATTGTGAAAAGACATATCGAAGGAAGGGATATTTCCGCCATCTACCTTGTGGGCGGAACCTGCTGTCTCAAAGATATGGAAAAGGTGATGGAAAAGGAAACGGGCATACCCGTGTACAAACCGGCTAACCCCTTTCTTGTCACGCCCATGGGCATTGCCATGAACTGCGGCGTTTAAGGAGATTTCCATGGATGTCAATGAGCTGGTACGGACCATTGCGGAGGAGGTTCTCAGGCAGCTTCAGCAGAAGACGGAAAAGCCCTGCGTTCTGGTACTGGCAGCAAGGGAATCTTCCCTTATAGAAAACCTGAAAAATATCCTTGAAGGGGATGCTGATCTTGTTTTTTCAGGGGAAGATTATAAAGGCAGAGAACCTGTCCGCTGTATTCTGCCCTTTCTTTCCTGTGCCTCCATGGCGGATCTTGCAGCGGGCGGGGCTTCTTCCGGGACGGAGGCCGAGGTGCTTCGGCGGCTGCTGCAGGGACAGGAGATAGAGGTTCTGGATTTTGAGTACAGGGTCTATGGGCAAAGTGCTCCTGCGCCGCTCTATGATCTTTATGAAGCCTATGAAAAGACACTGGCCTCTTACGGGCTAAGGGAGTTTATCCGGAAACAGCCGGATACTGTCAATTTTAAAAAAAGGCTTATTACGGAAAAGGATGTGATTCAGGCAAAGGAACAGGGGGCAGGGACAATCCTGATTCCCATGGATGCCAAGGTCACGCCCCTTGCCGGGCAGTCTGCCATTGATCTGGGTATTAAGATTCTGAAACGCTAACGGGGCGGTGGTCGGATGATAATAGCAGAAGTGATAGGAAATGTATGGGCCACACGCAAAGAGGATACCTTAAACGGGCTTAAGCTGATGGTTGTCCGGAGAATGGATGCGGGAGTTCCGGGGCTTCAGGAGAGTTTTGTGGCCGTGGACTGTGTGGGGGCTGGCATTGGTGAGCGGGTGCTGGTGGTGACGGGCAGTTCTGCAAGAAAGGCCCTGCATAATCAGGAATCTCCCGTGGATGCCACCATTGTGGGCATTATTGATGAAGTGGAAGTCCGTTAGGAGGTTTCGGTGGATACACTGGGTATCGTGGAAGTAAAAAGCATTGCCGCAGGCGTTGAGCTGGCCGATGGAATGATGAAGGCTGCGGATGTGGAGCTGATCCGTGCAGCTACCATCTGTTCAGGCCGGTACATGATCTATGTGGCAGGTGAGCGCGATGCCGTGGCAAGTTCTGTAAAACTGGCCGAAGATTCAGGCCGGGCTCTGGCGGGGAGCTTTATCATTTCCAATGTATCTGATCAGGTTCTGGCTGTACTGAAAAGGGGCGAGATGGCAGAAAAAGGTTCTGCCCTTGCTGTCATTGAGTGTCGGAATGTATCTTCCGGCGTGGCTGCGGCGGATATTTCCGTGAAACGATCTGCCGTTCGTCTGGTACGCATGGTAACAGGTCAGGGTATTAACGGAAAATCATATTTTGTACTGAGCGGAGACCTGGCTTCCGTGGAGGAAGCCACAGAGGCTGCAAAGTCCGCACTGAAAAAAAACCTTGTCGAGGCCGTTGTCATCCCCAATCCGGACGCCTCGGTGCTTAAGGCGCTGACCAGCGTAATGAGGTAAAAAAATGGGAAAAACACTGGTAGGAATAAAAAATCTTGAAGAACACATCTGTAAGGATTCCTGCAAAATCTATATTGATGGCAGCATCATACTGACACCCGGTGCAAAGGATGAGCTGAGAAGCCGCGGGATTACCATCGTTTATGGTCCAAAGCCCGAAGCTGCTGCAGCCTGCCCTCCGGGATGCACCTGTGAGGTGTGCAGTGCAAAGGCTAAAGGGGGATGTCCTGCTGGATGCACCTGCCCGGCCTGCATGGAAGCAGCCCTCAGATCCGGTGCTGCGGGTCTTGAGAGCCTTATTCTGGGTATCGCCGGAATGCTGAAAACCCAGTATGGCATTAGTGATCCTGCCCAGCTTATGGCCATCAGCAGTAAGGTTGTAAAAACCATCAGGGATAATCTTCAGGACTGAATGATTCAGTTCTCTGAATGTGAAAACAGAGCATAACAAGGGAGGGTATTATTATGAATGCACTTGGAATGGTGGAAACCAAAGGTCTTGTGGGAGCCGTTGAAGCAGCCGATGCCATGGTAAAGGCGGCCAATGTGGTTCTGATTGGCCGTGAACAGGTGGGCAGTGGTCTTGTTACTGTTATGGTGCGGGGGGATGTGGGTGCCGTTAAAGCTGCAACGGATGCAGGAGCTGCCGCTGCAGACCGGGTCGGTGAGCTTGTGAGCGTGCATGTGATTCCCCGCCCCCACAGCGATGTGGAAAGGATTCTTCCCAAGGGCCCTGCTGTTTAGGGCAATTTCAGGAAGTTGAATGCAGGAGGGAATTTGATTCCTTATCCTGCCCCTTTCGCCCAGAGGGGGGCAAAAGAACACCCATGTATTCGGGTGGATGGTGCAAAAAGCAGCCGAAGACAGGCCGGAGAACCGGGAGGTTTTAAGGGTGACACAGTTTAATGGAAGAACTAAAATCTGCTATGGATCCGATGCCATCGAGACCCTTGAGAAGCTGCCGTCAAAACGGGCTTTTATTGTCACAGACCCTTTTATGGTCAAGACCGGTTTTGCAGACAGAATTAAAAGCCATCTGGATCGGGCAGGGATCAGCCATCAGGTCTTTGACGGGGTGGAGCCTGATCCTTCTTTGGAGACGGTGACCCGGGGAACCCTTCATCTCCTTCAGAGTCAGTCGGATCTGGTGATTGCTCTGGGTGGAGGCTCGGCCATTGATGCGGCCAAGGCCATTCTCTTTTTTGCCCATAAAGCCGGTCAGGAAAAGGAAAAGCCCATGCTGGTGGCCATTCCCACCACCAGTGGCACAGGCTCTGAGGTAACGGCCATTTCTGTGATCACGGACACGGCCAATGGCGTAAAAATTCCCCTGAATGATGAACTTCTCATTCCGGATATGGCCATTCTCGATGCCCGTTTTACCCGCACCGTGCCGCCCGGTGTCACCGCTGTTACGGGAATGGATGTGCTGACCCATGCCATTGAAGCCTATACTTCACGTCAGTCCAGTGCATTCACCACCATTTATTCGGAATATGCCATCAAGTATGTGTTCCGCTATCTTTTCCGGGCCTATCAGTGCGGGGATGACATGGAAGCAAGGGAGATGATGCTCCTTGCCTCCTGCATGGCGGGCATGGCCTTTAATAACAGCGGCCTTGGTATTACCCACAGCATGGCCCACAGTCTGGGCGGACTTTTCCATGTTCCCCATGGAAGAGCCAATGCGGTGCTGCTCCCCTATGTGATCCGGTTCAACAGTTTTGATGTGGGGGTACGGTACAGGGAAATTGCTGAAATGCTTGGACTGGCTGCCCATACGGTGGAAGAGGGTACCACCAGCCTCATATCGGCGGTACGCAGCATGAATGAATCCATGGGGATTCCCAACAGAATCAGGGATTTGAATATAGAAGAACATCTGTTCCGGAAAAATCTGGACACCATGGCCTCCCATGCCATGGAAGATGCCTGCACAAAGGGGAATCCGAGACTGCCATCCCATGGAGATATCCGGGGTCTGCTGGAACAGGCCTGGTAAGGGACAGGCGGTATTTTCTGCCGGAACCGGACTGCCTGTCAGATAAGAGAGGCTGGCCATTTAAACGGACAGTGGGGACTGAAATGAGAGAACAGATTGTTGAAAAAATAAAAAATGCCGGGGTTGTGGGGGCTGGCGGTGCCGGTTTCCCCACCCATGTGAAGGTGAATGCGGATGTGGACACGGTACTGGTCAATGGTGCTTCCTGTGAGCCTTTGCTCATGAGTGATCCCTACCTCATGGAAGAAGAGCTTGCCACCATGATCCGGGGCCTTGAAACTGTACTGGACAGCACCGGGGCCAAAAAGGGGATCATTTGCCTGAAGGGCAAACATGAAAAGGCCATGGCTGCCGTAAGAAAAGCTGTGGCAGAAAATGGTTCCGGTCGCCTTGCTGCATTTGAGCTTAAGGATTTTTATCCGGCAGGGGATGAGCAGGTACTGGTCCGGGAGGTTCTGGGCAGGACCGTGCCCGAAGGCGGCATTCCCCTTCAGGTGGGTGTTGTGGTCAGCAATGTGGAATCCCTTTATAATGTTGCCCTTGCCATGGACGATCAGCCCCTTGTGGATCGTTACGTCACCGTTACCGGTGAGGTGAAGCGTCATATGGTGGTGAAGGTTCCCGTGGGCAGCCTTGTTTCTGATCTGATTGCCTTTGCAGGCGGTCCCACTATTTCCGATTTCAGGGTGGTGGATGGCGGTCCCATGATGGGCCGGGTGCTGCCGGACATGGATCAGCCCGTGACCAAGACCACCAGCGGACTAATTGTGCTGCCTCCGGACCATACGGTGGTGGCCAGAAAAATCATGGATCCTGAAAGGGTGCGCAAAATCACCAACAGCATATGCTGTCAGTGTTCCCAGTGTACGGATCTTTGTCCCCGCAATCTGCTGGGGCATTCCCTGAATCCCCATAAACTGATGCGGGTGCTGGCTTCCGGCGAGCTTGGCAGTGACGCGGCCCGTGAGGCGCTTCTCTGCTCCGAGTGCGGGATCTGTGAAAAATTCGCCTGCCCCATGATGGTTTCACCGAGGGAAGTGAACGCCCAGATCAAAAAAGTTCTGATGAAGGAAGGTATCCGCTGGCAGGGCTCCGGGAGGGAACCTGTGAACCATCCTTTCCGGGAAAGCCGCTATATACCCACCAAGCGTCTCATGATGCGCCTGAATGTCATGCAGTATGACACCCATCCGGGTCTGGTGACTGGCTTTGTGCCTTCCCTTGTTAAAATTCCTCTGCATCAGCATATCGGAGCCCCGGCCATTTGTCTTGTGGCCGAAGGGGACAGGGTGAAGCGGGGAGATCTCATCGGAGAGATTCCTGAAAAGGCTCTGGGTGCCAGAATCCATGCCAGTATAGATGGCGTGGTGAAAAGCACTGCAGCAGGTGTGGTAACCATTGCCGCCTGATGTTTCTGCCCTTGTGCAGAGGTCTGCCTGATTCAGGGGCAGTATCAGGAACACAGGTGTATACTTCAGGGATTTAATCAGAGAGGGTGAATATAATGGATTTAAGAACTATAGGTTGTGTGGAACTGAACAGCATTGCCCTGGGCATGCACACCGCCGATGAAATGGTTAAGGCCGCAGAGGTGAAACTTGTGCTGGCACGTCCCACCTGCCCCGGTCGCTATCTTATTATGGTTGCGGGGGATACGGGGGCTGTGAAAAGCTCCGTGGAAACTGGCCTTGAAATTGGCGGGGAGATGATCATCGACTGGTTTGTTCTGCCCAATGTCCACAGTGCTGTGATTCCAGCCCTCAACGGAACCGGGCTGCGGGCCTCCATCGACGCTCTGGGCGTCATCGAAACCTTTACCACGGCCTCCTGCATTCTGGCCGCCGATGCCGCAGCCAAGGCGGGGCAGGTGGATCTCCTTGAAATCCGTTTTGCAGCGGGTCTTGCCGGTAAATCCTTTGTGACCATGACCGGTGATGTGGGATCTGTGAGATCTTCCGTCACCGCTGGTGTGGAAGGTGTGGGAGATTCCGGACCCGTTTACAGCCATGTGGTAATCCCTTCGCCCAGTTCGGATCTTAAGGCCCACCTTCTGTAAAGGGTTGTCTGGTTTAGTGGTGGCATGAAGCCCCGGATGAGAATACGAAGAAATAATAAGGAACAGCCCTTGCTTTTCTACCTTTGAGAAACCTTTTTTATGAAGCTTTCACCCCAACCATCTGGCTTCGAGAGCCTCAGCCACCATTCAGTGGGAGATGAAGCCGTGGGAATAAATTATTTCTCCCTTCTCCCTCAGGGAGAGGGGCCGGGGGGTGAGGGCTGAAAATGCTGACAGGAGGAAAAGAATGGTGATGGCCGATGAACCTAAACAGCGGGTCATTCAGGAATATGTTCCGGGAAAACAGGTAACACTGGCCCATGTGATAGCAAGCCCCCATAAGAGCATTTATCTGAAGCTTGGTCTTGATGATGATGCAGGGGACGCCATTGGCATTCTAACCATAACCCCCAGTGAGGGCGTTATCATCGCAGCGGACATTGCCACCAAGGCAGCTTCCGTGGACATTGGCTTTCTGGACCGCTTTGGTGGCTCCCTTGTGATCGTGGGGGATGTGGCCAGTGTGGAGGCTGCCTTAAGGGCCGTTCTCCATTATTTTGACGAAGTACTGCATTACGCATCCGTTGACATGACACGCTCATGAAAACAGGAAGGAAAGCCCATGCCGAAGACCATGAAAAGGGTGCTTCTCATCGGTGAAAACGGTGTGGGCAAGACCGCCCTCATTGAAGCCCTCTCAGGGCAGCGTCCCGCCACCCGCAGGCCCATGGCCCTTGAATTCTGCGGCCCCTTCATCAATACGCCGGGTGAGTTTCTGGAAAACCGGCGCTTCTATCCCGCCATCATCACCACCTCCGCAGACTGTGACATGGTTCTCATGGTTCAGGATGCCACCCGCATCAGCAGCCTTTTTCCGCCGCAGTTTGCGACCCTCTTCACCCG
This sequence is a window from Desulfobotulus mexicanus. Protein-coding genes within it:
- the eutM gene encoding ethanolamine utilization microcompartment protein EutM; translation: MNALGMVETKGLVGAVEAADAMVKAANVVLIGREQVGSGLVTVMVRGDVGAVKAATDAGAAAADRVGELVSVHVIPRPHSDVERILPKGPAV
- a CDS encoding EutN/CcmL family microcompartment protein, translating into MIIAEVIGNVWATRKEDTLNGLKLMVVRRMDAGVPGLQESFVAVDCVGAGIGERVLVVTGSSARKALHNQESPVDATIVGIIDEVEVR
- the cutD gene encoding choline TMA-lyase-activating enzyme; the protein is MIERKALIFNIQKYNMYDGPGVRTIIFFKGCPLRCKWCSNPESQSRGYQLLYKKDVCVHCGACVPVCPVGIHSMSALKRHELSRDIACIGCGRCEEACTVSALSVVGEQKTISELMDIIEEDRPFYEVSGGGVTLGGGEVLMQPEAAANLLMVCRQRGIHTAIETCGYAKSENLMKVAEFTDLFLFDLKHMDSVRHYELTGVRNETILSNLIMLLENRHNVMIRVPLLKNFNDSEAEIDALLTFLAPFRDYKNFKGIDLLPYHKLGVNKYSQLGRDYPMEGKPDLSDDDLDLIEKWIKEKDFPVSVIRH
- the eutM gene encoding ethanolamine utilization microcompartment protein EutM, with translation MSSQNALGMIETKGLVGAVEAADAMVKAANVTLIGRTQVGGGLVTVMVRGDVGAVKAATDAGAAAADRVGELVSVHVIPRPHSEVEMILPKIEG
- a CDS encoding 4Fe-4S dicluster domain-containing protein, with the protein product MREQIVEKIKNAGVVGAGGAGFPTHVKVNADVDTVLVNGASCEPLLMSDPYLMEEELATMIRGLETVLDSTGAKKGIICLKGKHEKAMAAVRKAVAENGSGRLAAFELKDFYPAGDEQVLVREVLGRTVPEGGIPLQVGVVVSNVESLYNVALAMDDQPLVDRYVTVTGEVKRHMVVKVPVGSLVSDLIAFAGGPTISDFRVVDGGPMMGRVLPDMDQPVTKTTSGLIVLPPDHTVVARKIMDPERVRKITNSICCQCSQCTDLCPRNLLGHSLNPHKLMRVLASGELGSDAAREALLCSECGICEKFACPMMVSPREVNAQIKKVLMKEGIRWQGSGREPVNHPFRESRYIPTKRLMMRLNVMQYDTHPGLVTGFVPSLVKIPLHQHIGAPAICLVAEGDRVKRGDLIGEIPEKALGARIHASIDGVVKSTAAGVVTIAA
- a CDS encoding BMC domain-containing protein, with the translated sequence MVMADEPKQRVIQEYVPGKQVTLAHVIASPHKSIYLKLGLDDDAGDAIGILTITPSEGVIIAADIATKAASVDIGFLDRFGGSLVIVGDVASVEAALRAVLHYFDEVLHYASVDMTRS
- a CDS encoding BMC domain-containing protein translates to MDTLGIVEVKSIAAGVELADGMMKAADVELIRAATICSGRYMIYVAGERDAVASSVKLAEDSGRALAGSFIISNVSDQVLAVLKRGEMAEKGSALAVIECRNVSSGVAAADISVKRSAVRLVRMVTGQGINGKSYFVLSGDLASVEEATEAAKSALKKNLVEAVVIPNPDASVLKALTSVMR
- a CDS encoding acetaldehyde dehydrogenase (acetylating), which encodes MVDRDLLSIQEARALVRCARKAQEHYALLGQERVDAIVKAIAEAAASHAESLAALAVEETGFGRVQDKKAKNLLASERLFDAIKDMKTVGVLNDDKIRKIVEIATPMGVIAGIVPSTNPTSTTIYKSIIALKSGNAIVFTPHPSAKKCIGKTVEIIRNVLKGCDVSEDLVSVMNVPSMEGSAELMKIVDLILATGGPGMVKAAYSSGTPALGVGAGNVPAFIERSANVEEAVAKIFTSKTFDNGTVCASEQAIVTEAVIADQVKAALIAQGAYFLEGEKLEKVKRVMERADGSMNPDIVGRDAGYIAGIAGIEVPYGTRLLVSDEKGIGPKHPFSKEKLTALLGFYVVNDWKEACEVCHALLKNGGIGHSLAIHSQNEDVIREFGIKKPVSRMLVNTPSTQGAVGISTSLFPSFTLGCGTVGGSATSDNVTPLNLMNIRRVAYDLGNMNCCPAASSQVAPVTSSIDINAVTALIIEQLKKMA
- a CDS encoding 1-propanol dehydrogenase PduQ, which produces MTQFNGRTKICYGSDAIETLEKLPSKRAFIVTDPFMVKTGFADRIKSHLDRAGISHQVFDGVEPDPSLETVTRGTLHLLQSQSDLVIALGGGSAIDAAKAILFFAHKAGQEKEKPMLVAIPTTSGTGSEVTAISVITDTANGVKIPLNDELLIPDMAILDARFTRTVPPGVTAVTGMDVLTHAIEAYTSRQSSAFTTIYSEYAIKYVFRYLFRAYQCGDDMEAREMMLLASCMAGMAFNNSGLGITHSMAHSLGGLFHVPHGRANAVLLPYVIRFNSFDVGVRYREIAEMLGLAAHTVEEGTTSLISAVRSMNESMGIPNRIRDLNIEEHLFRKNLDTMASHAMEDACTKGNPRLPSHGDIRGLLEQAW
- the eutJ gene encoding ethanolamine utilization protein EutJ, with the protein product MIVDFTAIDQKISDLENCIATTVPVTADEPLLVGVDLGTAYIVVVVLNGSREPLACAMEFAQVIKDGLVVDYIGATQIVRRLVGQLEERLGRSLEKAAIAVPPGTGEKDCKTHGYVVEGAGLEVVTVLDEPTAANAVLGVRNGVIVDIGGGTTGLSVIEDGQVVYVADEATGGTHLSLVLAGNYRISFEEAEELKKNRERQGEILSVVRPVIQKMASIVKRHIEGRDISAIYLVGGTCCLKDMEKVMEKETGIPVYKPANPFLVTPMGIAMNCGV
- a CDS encoding BMC domain-containing protein, which translates into the protein MTALGFIETKGLTGAIEAADAMLKAADVELLEKSLAGGGLVTISVAGEVAAVKASVDAAVAAVGRIKGAILVSEHVIARPDAELERIILTKPLLSGEEFEDKGPYAPAEEPVRVPFEGAETTESADTPEVGEEAGPVSEEPEAETASFVASSVNQGAVRHDLSQLKKMNLSRLRQIAAGLKGCSMTPEEMESARKKELIEVILNAYGQEKE
- a CDS encoding phosphate propanoyltransferase, producing the protein MNEKAMNTILEEIIRKVLEELGGQASAMPAASAASDSPDTGDGIPVELSARHAHLSEKDAITLFGAPLTRVRDLSQPGQFLCKERVRLIGPRGVIDNVAVLGPSRDSSQVEVSITDARSLGVETPVRQSGDVAGTPGIILASQNGVVGLEEGLIVAGRHIHMAPADAARFGVSDRDRVCVRLNSQRPVVFEDVLVRVNENFSLAMHIDLDEGNGCGWTKGVIAKIVRGKGE
- a CDS encoding BMC domain-containing protein; this translates as MDLRTIGCVELNSIALGMHTADEMVKAAEVKLVLARPTCPGRYLIMVAGDTGAVKSSVETGLEIGGEMIIDWFVLPNVHSAVIPALNGTGLRASIDALGVIETFTTASCILAADAAAKAGQVDLLEIRFAAGLAGKSFVTMTGDVGSVRSSVTAGVEGVGDSGPVYSHVVIPSPSSDLKAHLL